A genomic region of Fusarium falciforme chromosome 4, complete sequence contains the following coding sequences:
- a CDS encoding ATP-dependent DNA helicase II subunit 2 → MAEKEATIFILDLGSTMAQTHTGRSESDLDWSMRYVWDKITDIVAASRKTLCVGVVGFRTDGTDNKLQDDDGYENIAVLQELGPMSMSSLRNLQSVIKPSETWSGDAISAIVVAVDMMDTFTKKLKWNRKIILITDGQGPMDADGLSDISKKMNDSNIQLTVLGVDFDNPDYGFKEEDKPNTKEENEKALKSLVDDCENGVFATIAEAIDELDTPRIKSVKPYKTYDGTLTLGDPERFPSAMKINVERYFKTHLARPLTASTVVVKSEGTGSESTQAVEGDEMEGVEFSAVRQARSYKVNDPDAPGGKRDVEFEDLAKGFEYGRTAVHISESEHNITKIETQKSFSIVGFIPCSKYEPFLNLGEVCVTVASKFDAKSALALSSLVWALSELESYGIARIVPKDGKDPQLVLVAPGVEPDMECLYDIPLPFAEDIRSYQFPPLDRVITVSGQTITKHRFLPTDELNDAMSDYVDAMDLSMYGIDDEGEPAEYAPIDDTFNPTIHRINHAVKSRAVYPEKPIPDTPSILLRFASPPEDLIEKVQSKIDTLVEVADVKKVPPKVKGKRGREAVKPISGLDVDALLGEEERKEEIDPDNAVPEFKQMLAATEEVAQIEEAAKQMGAIITTFITESFGDAKYARAMECLGVMREELTNLEEPGLYNTFVRDMKKQLLAGDLGGDRRDFWFKVRWSRMGLIDKKQSEASTVSPEEADEFYKSK, encoded by the exons ATGGCGGAGAAGGAagccaccatcttcatcctggACCTTGGGTCCACCATGGCCCAGACTCACACTGGGCGATCAGAATCAGATCTCGACTGGAGCATGCGATATGTGTGGGACAAAATTACCGACATTGTCGCCGCCAGTCGCAAGACCTtgtgtgttggtgttgtcggtTTCAGGACTGACGGGACCGACAATAAGCTgcaagatgacgacggctATGAGAACATCGCCGTGCTGCAAGAGCTGGGGCCGATGTCCATGTCCTCTCTGAGGAACCTGCAGTCTGTCATCAAGCCAAGCGAGACGTGGTCGGGAGATGCCATTTCAGCCATTGTTGTCGCTGTTGACATGATGGACACATTCACCAAGAAACTCAAGTGGAATCGCAAGATCATCCTGATCACCGACGGCCAGGGTCCAATGGATGCAGACGGCTTGAGCGATATCTCTAAGAAAATGAACGACTCAAATATCCAACTGACTGTCCT GGGCGTGGATTTCGATAACCCTGACTATGGCTTCAAGGAAGAGGACAAGCCCAACACCAAG GAAGAGAACGAGAAAGCTCTCAAGTCACTGGTCGATGATTGCGAAAACGGTGTTTTCGCGACGATTGCAGAGGccattgatgagcttgacaCCCCTAGAATCAAGTCGGTGAAGCCATACAAGACATACGATGGCACTCTTACTCTTGGAGATCCCGAGCGGTTCCCCTCTGCGATGAAAATCAATGTCGAGAGATACTTCAAGACCCATCTTGCGCGACCCTTGACAGCAAGCACTGTGGTCGTCAAGTCTGAAGGCACGGGATCCGAGTCTACGCAGGCCGTAGAGGGtgacgagatggagggcGTTGAATTTTCCGCGGTCAGGCAAGCTCGATCGTACAAGGTCAACGATCCTGATGCCCCTGGTGGCAAGCGAGACGTAGAGTTTGAGGACCTTGCCAAGGGTTTCGAGTATGGCCGGACTGCTGTGCATATCAGCGAGTCAGAGCACAACATCACCAAGATTGAGACACAAAAGAGCTTCTCAATTGTTGGATTCATCCCTTGCTCAAAG TATGAACCTTTTCTCAACCTGGGCGAGGTCTGCGTGACAGTAGCCAGCAAGTTTGATGCAAAGTCAGCACTcgccctctcctccctcgTCTGGGCACTCTCGGAACTCGAGTCGTATGGAATCGCCCGAATCGTGCCCAAAGATGGCAAAGACCCGCAGCTGGTGCTGGTAGCTCCTGGCGTGGAGCCAGACATGGAGTGTTTGTATGACATCCCGCTGCCGTTTGCCGAAGATATTCGAAGTTACCAGTTCCCACCTTTGGATCGGGTCATCACCGTCAGCGGCCAAACCATCACAAAACACCGCTTCCTTCCGACAGACGAGCTCAATGATGCCATGAGCGACTACGTTGATGCGATGGACCTATCGATGTATGGCATCGACGATGAGGG GGAACCCGCTGAGTACGCGCCCATCGACGACACGTTCAACCCAACAATTCATCGGATCAACCACGCCGTGAAATCTCGGGCAGTATACCCTGAAAAGCCCATTCCCGATACGCCATCGATCTTGCTGCGATTCGCTTCGCCACCTGAAGACTTGATTGAAAAGGTCCAGAGCAAGATTGATACGCTCGTGGAGGTGGCAGATGTCAAGAAAG TTCcgcccaaggtcaagggcaagCGAGGCAGAGAGGCGGTCAAGCCCATTTCTGGTCTTGACGTGGATGCCCTCctcggggaggaggagaggaaggaggagattgaccCAGATAATGCAGTCCCCGAGTTTAAACAAATGCTGGCCGCTACCGAGGAGGTTGCCCAGATCGAAGAGGCAGCGAAGCAGATGGGAGCAATTATCACGACATTTATCACAGAGAGTTTTGGGGATGCCAAATACGCACGCGCCATGGAATGCTTGGGCGTTATGCGGGAGGAGTTGACGAACCTAGAGGAGCCTGGGCTGTACAACACCTTTGTACGGGACATGAAGAAGCAGCTACTAGCAGGTGATCTTGGAGGAGACAGGCGAGACTTTTGGTTCAAGGTGCGGTGGTCACGGATGGGACTGATTGACAAGAAGCAGTCAGAAGCATCGACTGTGTCCCCAGAGGAAGCAGACGAG TTTTACAAGTCAAAGTAG
- a CDS encoding DUF4149 domain-containing protein: MASTVSAVVFSPAPYHIITYGTLLGTSFFHTFINGIVMIRTVDRPSFSAIQQKLFPIYFGLQTILPGILALTFPGNSLIGLSNGPRGLVTEFARWHSLLPIGIMALTGAVNFTILLPLTTETMKQRRGQVKRDGKEWFADGPHSDEMKALNKRFGILHGISSLINLTTFFAAVAYGFTLGGRVLSVADLA; this comes from the exons ATGGCAAGCACAGTCAGTGCCGTCGTCTTTTCGCCGGCTCCGTACCACATCATTAC TTACGGAACCCTCTTGGGGACGTCATTCTTCCAC ACCTTCATCAATGGCATCGTCATGATCCGGACGGTTGACCGTCCTAGCTTCTCTGCCATCCAGCAGAAGCTCTTCCCCATCTACTTTGGCCTGCAGACCATCCTGCCCGGCATTCTCGCCCTAACATTCCCCGGAAACTCGCTGATTGGCCTCTCCAACGGCCCTCGGGGACTGGTCACCGAGTTTGCGCGCTGGCACTCTCTGCTCCCAATTGggatcatggccttgaccGGTGCCGTCAACTTTACCATCCTCCTGCCCCTGACGACTGAGACTATGAAGCAGCGCCGTGGTCAAG TCAAGCGAGATGGCAAGGAGTGGTTCGCGGATGGCCCGCACTCTGACGAGATGAAGGCCCTGAACAAGCGATTTGGCATCCTGCACGGCATCTCATCCCTGATCAACTTGACCACCTTCTTCGCTGCCGTCGCATACGGTTTTACTCTGGGTGGTCGTGTTCTGTCCGTTGCGGACCTGGCCTAA
- a CDS encoding 4-nitrophenylphosphatase: MSNPKYLTGDAAAVNEFIDKFDVFLLDCDGVLWSGDHVYDGIPETIALLRSKGKRTVFVTNNSTKSRDEYLKKLTNLGIPSEKDDVFGSSYSAAIYISRILKLPEGKHKVFIIGEAGIEKELESEGIAHVGGTDEAFRRDITPEDFKGIADGSLLDPEVGVVLCGLDFHVNYLKLAHAMHYVKRGAIFLATNTDSTLPMHHDFFLGAGSCHYPVVHATGQTPLALGKPSQAMMDAVEGKFQLNRARTCMVGDRLNTDIKFGIEGKLGGTLHVLTGVHKKADWEKEDAIAVPSFYADKLSDLLLSAEKN, translated from the exons ATGTCGAACCCAAAATATCTCACCGGCGATGCTGCCGCCGTCAACGAGTTCATCGACAAGTTTGAT GTCTTTTTGCTCGACTGTGATG GTGTCTTGTGGTCCGGCGATCATGTGTATGATGGAATTCCCGAGACCATCGCCCTCCTGAGGTCAAAAG GAAAGAGGACCGTCTTCGTCACAAATAACTCCACAAAGTCTCGCGATGAGtacctcaagaagctcaccaaCCTGGGCATCCCCAGTGAGAAGGACGATGTCTTTGGTTCCAGCTACTCTGCCGCCATCTACATCTCCCGCATCCTGAAGCTCCCCGAGGGCAAGCACAAGGTCTTCATCATTGGCGAGGCCGGCATCGAGAAGGAACTTGAGTCTGAAGGCATCGCTCATGTCGGCGGTACGGACGAGGCCTTTAGACGGGACATCACCCCCGAGGACTTCAAGGGTATTGCTGACGGCTCCCTACTCGACCCTGAGGTTGGCGTTGTGCTGTGTGGTCTCGACTTTCACGTTAACTACCTCAAGCTCGCGCATGCCATGCACTATGTCAAGCGAggtgccatcttcctcgccacCAACACAGACTCGACGCTGCCCATGCACCATGACTTCTTCCTCGGAGCTGGTTCATGCCACTACCCCGTTGTTCACGCAACAGGACAGACGCCCCTGGCTCTAGGCAAGCCTAGccaggccatgatggacgcTGTCGAGGGCAAGTTCCAGCTCAACCGCGCCCGGACATGCATGGTTGGCGACAGGCTTAACACCGACATCAAGTTCGGCATTGAGGGAAAACTCGGTGGAACGCTGCACGTGTTGACTGGTGTGCACAAGAAGGCGGACTGGGAAAAGGAAGACGCCATTGCTGTTCCTTCCTTCTATGCCGATAAGCTGAGCGACCTCTTGTTGTCGGCCGAGAAAAACTAG